A window of the Streptosporangiales bacterium genome harbors these coding sequences:
- a CDS encoding type III pantothenate kinase yields MLLTIDVGNSNTVLGLFEGAVMAEKWRIATDPLRTADELAVVLQGLLAQYPEPGGAEVTGISLCSTVPNVLQQVRQLCSRYFADVPTVIVEPGIKTGVPIRYDNPREVGADRIMNSLAAHELYGGPAIVVDFGTSTNFDVVSGRGEFLGGALAPGIEISLDALAGRAAQLLKVELRRPRSVVGKSTVEALQSGILYGFVGLVDGIVERMITELGLPAGDVTVIATGGLAPTIVPESRTITVHDPWLTLVGLRLVWERNVGSESHAAS; encoded by the coding sequence ATGCTCCTCACCATCGACGTCGGCAACAGCAACACTGTGCTCGGCCTGTTCGAGGGCGCCGTGATGGCCGAGAAGTGGCGCATCGCCACCGACCCGCTGCGCACGGCGGACGAGCTTGCCGTCGTCCTGCAGGGCCTGCTCGCGCAGTACCCCGAGCCGGGCGGTGCCGAGGTCACCGGCATCTCGCTGTGCTCCACCGTGCCCAACGTGCTGCAGCAGGTGCGTCAGCTGTGCAGCCGCTACTTCGCCGACGTCCCCACGGTGATCGTCGAGCCGGGGATCAAGACCGGCGTGCCGATCCGTTACGACAACCCGCGCGAGGTCGGCGCCGACCGCATCATGAACTCCCTCGCCGCGCACGAGCTGTACGGCGGCCCCGCCATCGTGGTCGACTTCGGCACCTCGACGAACTTCGACGTCGTCTCCGGCCGCGGCGAGTTCCTCGGCGGCGCGCTCGCTCCCGGCATCGAGATCTCGCTCGACGCGCTCGCGGGCCGCGCCGCCCAGCTGCTCAAGGTCGAGCTGCGCCGGCCGCGGTCGGTCGTGGGCAAGTCGACGGTCGAGGCGCTGCAGTCCGGCATCCTGTACGGCTTCGTCGGTCTCGTCGACGGCATCGTCGAACGGATGATCACCGAGCTCGGCCTCCCCGCGGGCGACGTCACGGTGATCGCCACCGGCGGCCTCGCGCCGACCATCGTGCCCGAGTCGCGCACGATCACCGTGCACGACCCGTGGCTCACCCTCGTCGGCCTGCGCCTGGTCTGGGAGCGCAACGTCGGTTCCGAGAGCCACGCGGCCTCCTGA
- a CDS encoding DUF2520 domain-containing protein, with translation MSEPAPRPQAERPGRLTVGVVGAGRVGAVLGAALQRAGHRVVAVAATSEASRTRAEAMLPGAEILPARDVVAGADLALLSVPDDVLPDLVTGLVDVGAVREGQLLAHTSGRHGIGVLEPALRVGALPLALHPVTALTGTSLDLGRLSGCCFGVTAPDVLRPIAEALVIEMGGEPVWVPEEHRPLYHAALTVASDHLVTLVAQAADLLQQAEVADPRRLLAPLVSAAVDQALAVPDVTAGPVARGDVTTVAAHRAELDRTSREAAAAYVTLARLAADRALAAGALAPDQAEALLDVLAAPTDREA, from the coding sequence ATGTCCGAGCCAGCGCCTCGGCCGCAGGCCGAGCGGCCCGGCCGCCTCACCGTCGGCGTCGTCGGCGCCGGCCGGGTGGGTGCGGTGCTCGGGGCGGCGCTGCAGCGCGCGGGTCACCGGGTCGTGGCCGTCGCGGCCACGTCGGAGGCGTCGCGCACCCGGGCCGAGGCGATGCTCCCCGGCGCCGAGATCCTCCCGGCACGCGACGTCGTCGCCGGTGCCGACCTCGCGCTGCTGTCGGTACCCGACGACGTGCTGCCCGACCTGGTCACCGGGCTCGTCGACGTCGGCGCGGTACGCGAGGGGCAGCTGCTCGCACACACCAGCGGTCGGCACGGCATCGGCGTCCTCGAGCCGGCGCTACGGGTGGGCGCCCTGCCGCTCGCACTGCACCCGGTCACCGCGCTCACCGGCACCTCCCTCGACCTCGGCCGGCTGTCCGGCTGCTGCTTCGGTGTCACCGCGCCGGACGTCCTGCGACCGATCGCCGAGGCGTTGGTGATCGAGATGGGCGGCGAGCCGGTGTGGGTGCCCGAGGAGCACCGCCCGCTCTACCACGCCGCGCTCACCGTCGCGTCCGACCACCTCGTGACACTGGTGGCGCAGGCGGCCGACCTGCTGCAGCAGGCGGAGGTCGCCGACCCCAGGCGGCTGCTCGCGCCGCTGGTGTCCGCCGCCGTCGACCAGGCGCTCGCCGTGCCCGACGTCACGGCCGGTCCCGTCGCCCGTGGTGACGTGACGACCGTCGCGGCGCACCGCGCCGAGCTCGACCGCACGTCGCGCGAGGCCGCCGCGGCGTACGTGACGCTCGCCCGCCTCGCCGCCGACCGTGCGCTCGCAGCGGGAGCGCTGGCACCCGACCAGGCCGAGGCACTCCTCGACGTGCTCGCCGCCCCCACCGACAGGGAGGCCTGA